Genomic DNA from Oryza sativa Japonica Group chromosome 5, ASM3414082v1:
ATGGATAATCCCTCAAGCCATTACGGCCGTAGTGGCCAAATTCGTCTTCGTGCTCCAGGTACCCGCGCGCGAACTTGCCCGGGCTCGGATGGACGACGTCGGAGTAGTGGTAGCACATCTTGCAGACGCTCTCCGCCACCATGTGCCCGCACGGGAACTCGCCGATCACCTTCCTCTTCAGCCAGTGGTGCGTCacgcggaggccgcggcggcacgTCTTGCAGACGCAGTCCCACCTGCCGCTCCGGCGAGGGGTCGCCCACCGGCGGATGACAGGGATTCTGGCGAGGAAGCCGCCGACCGGCTCGTCCGGCATCGGGATGCACGTGATGACGCCGAGGTAGTCGTCGCCGGACATGTGCTCGAAGAAGAAGAGCGTCCGCGTGGCGGGGAGGACGAAGGCGAGGCAgcggcgccattgccgccggcggcggcgagccacgAAGTTGCCGTGCGTCCAGGCGCCGGTGCTGCAGTGCGAGCGGGACAGCGTCACGTCGCCGCCGGGTGCGAGGTCGTGCTCGTCGCCCGGGTGCAGGGCGTTGTAGTGGTCCAGGCACTCCCGGGCGAGCCGCTCGTTGGATCGCTTCTCcctgagggcggcggcgacgcggtcgTACGCGCGGCGGATGGGGTGCTCCACTGGCGTGTTTCGTCGCGACCATAGCgctgcctcctcgtcgtcgtcgatcatGGCTCTGCTCCTGCCGCCGATCAGGGCCTCGCCGAGGGATCGCGCGACGCGATCGACCGGTGAATCCGGGAGCCCTTCATCATTGTGGGCTTCGGTTTCGGCCTTGATAGTTTTGGTGGGCTGGATATTTCGGGGCCCAAAACtgctagttttttttcctttttgggcTAGAAGGGGAGCCGCGCGCGCACGGCACACACCCCCGTGCGCTGCCGGCGGTCTTCCCGCCGATCAGCTCCCGCTCCGGTCGACACCACCATTGCCCCGATCCGGATGTTCGGTTCTGGTTAGACACTTGTCTACGGCGCATTGCACACTAGTGACCGATCCGTGGACTCTGCGCGTCATGAGAAATTTGGATACATGCCATCATCAAAAGTAGGCTTCGCCGAAATGCCGTTGTAAAAATTCCAATTTGATTTCGTGGAATGCTATTTCCAACTTAGGGGCCGATGCCAGAATGACATTTCGAAATTTCTTCCAAATTAAAATGGTAACCCAATTTTCCTCACATATGCCCATACCGAAATGCCTCTAGCTAATTTATCCTCTCGCTCCCCACTTTGTCTGGCGACCGGTGGTGATCGACGCCGTTCATCACTGCAGGTAGCCTGTCCTCTCCATACTAGCTCCACTCTTCCAATGCTGGACTCTCTACTATCTTAGAtctctttcctttgctagaaagttttttttttttgaacgactcgcacgagacggtgcgaagttctattgatagagcaggaaaaaattacaagattacaaccaaatataccaccacccacacggcGACATCGCCAACAACAAGCCCAGGAGAAGGCTAACACCGGACCGGCCGctgctaagcgtgaccgaccgccactagaccaacaaagggacACATGCGAGATTGCCCCTATAGGATGCCAAAAcaacgtcttcaagaagagaagcgacggaaaaacTGCTGCCGTCGTCTGTCAAGACTTAAAAgagccaagactgggctttcgcTCGGCAATCAtccttgaggggtgagacagcgCAACAACTCCCTCAGGACATCGTTGTCAGTCCGACCAAGGCTGGACTGGGTTTTCACCCACCGTTCACCACCTGTGAATCCACGGCTGACGCActgatgctccaccaccacacaagctttgccgacatgtgggacctctgcaccggcgtcccctgccggccagccttcgtgcgccgaagaccgcgccacacccaccgacagctcctcctcacacctagg
This window encodes:
- the LOC4339363 gene encoding uncharacterized protein: MIDDDEEAALWSRRNTPVEHPIRRAYDRVAAALREKRSNERLARECLDHYNALHPGDEHDLAPGGDVTLSRSHCSTGAWTHGNFVARRRRRQWRRCLAFVLPATRTLFFFEHMSGDDYLGVITCIPMPDEPVGGFLARIPVIRRWATPRRSGRWDCVCKTCRRGLRVTHHWLKRKVIGEFPCGHMVAESVCKMCYHYSDVVHPSPGKFARGYLEHEDEFGHYGRNGLRDYPC